In Herbaspirillum seropedicae, a single window of DNA contains:
- the nthB gene encoding nitrile hydratase subunit beta has protein sequence MDGFHDLGGVQGFGRIPHTINSLDYKKVFKQDWEHLAYTLMFLGADHMKLYSVDEVRHAVERIEFRQQANTQYYERYVIATASLLVELGVLTQQELDEALGSHFQLARPAQSKGRPAITGRPPFEVGDRVLVRDERVTGHIRCPGYVRGKEGVVLHRTTEQWPFPDTIGHGDKSAAMQPTYHVQFSNRDVWGDACDDGFVVVDLFEGYLDKAPQQGGRA, from the coding sequence ATGGATGGCTTTCACGACCTCGGCGGTGTTCAAGGCTTCGGCCGGATTCCGCACACCATCAACAGCCTCGATTACAAGAAGGTCTTCAAGCAGGACTGGGAACACCTGGCCTATACCTTGATGTTCCTGGGCGCCGATCACATGAAGCTCTACAGCGTGGACGAAGTGCGTCACGCGGTGGAACGCATCGAGTTCCGCCAGCAAGCCAACACCCAGTACTACGAGCGCTATGTCATCGCTACCGCATCGCTGCTGGTGGAGCTAGGCGTGCTCACCCAGCAGGAACTCGACGAGGCGCTGGGTTCCCACTTCCAGTTGGCCCGCCCCGCACAATCCAAGGGCCGCCCCGCCATCACCGGCCGTCCGCCCTTTGAAGTGGGCGACCGCGTCCTGGTGCGCGACGAACGTGTCACCGGCCATATCCGCTGCCCAGGCTATGTTCGCGGCAAGGAAGGCGTGGTGCTGCACCGTACCACCGAACAATGGCCCTTCCCCGACACCATCGGCCACGGCGACAAGAGCGCCGCCATGCAGCCGACCTATCACGTCCAGTTCAGTAACCGCGATGTGTGGGGCGATGCCTGCGACGATGGCTTCGTGGTGGTCGACCTGTTCGAAGGCTATCTGGACAAGGCGCCGCAACAAGGTGGACGCGCATGA
- the nthA gene encoding nitrile hydratase subunit alpha, translating into MSNPSSSAQTSTPGERAWALFKVLNDKKLIPEGYIEGLTDLLANKFDPANGARVVAKAWSDPQYRELLLRDGTAACEEFGYTGPQGEYIVALEDTPTLKNVIVCSLCSCTNWPVLGLPPEWYKGFEFRARLVREGRTVLAELGTELPKDMTVKVWDTSAETRYLVLPMRPAGTEGWSEEALSKLITKDVLIGVALPKVG; encoded by the coding sequence ATGAGCAATCCATCCTCTTCCGCACAGACATCCACCCCCGGTGAACGGGCCTGGGCGCTCTTCAAGGTTCTCAACGACAAGAAGCTGATCCCGGAAGGCTACATCGAAGGCCTGACCGATCTGCTGGCCAACAAGTTCGACCCGGCCAATGGCGCCCGCGTGGTGGCCAAGGCCTGGAGCGACCCGCAATACCGCGAACTGCTGCTGCGTGACGGCACGGCCGCCTGCGAAGAGTTCGGCTACACCGGCCCGCAGGGCGAATACATCGTGGCGCTGGAAGACACGCCCACACTCAAGAACGTGATCGTCTGCAGCCTCTGCTCCTGCACCAACTGGCCGGTACTGGGCCTGCCGCCGGAGTGGTACAAGGGCTTCGAATTCCGCGCCCGCCTGGTGCGCGAGGGACGCACGGTGCTCGCCGAGCTCGGCACCGAACTGCCCAAGGACATGACGGTGAAAGTCTGGGACACCAGCGCCGAGACCCGCTACCTGGTGCTGCCGATGCGTCCGGCCGGCACCGAAGGCTGGAGTGAAGAGGCGCTCAGCAAGCTCATCACCAAGGACGTGCTCATCGGTGTGGCCCTGCCCAAGGTCGGTTGA